Proteins found in one Ptychodera flava strain L36383 chromosome 3, AS_Pfla_20210202, whole genome shotgun sequence genomic segment:
- the LOC139130005 gene encoding protein mono-ADP-ribosyltransferase PARP14-like: protein MQLERDDLLRENRTSFVTGQAVSTRAGMMVSCSRVIYVFGPEWDKGGENSRMVDLLTDAVYSSLKEADEHTCPTVAIPPISAEFGFPLDLCIDTIVKAIDEYWNGDKTSVTKIFLIHQVPRKCKTIVEAVQSAYNLKGDDMKSHDLEPDKENQKTTMHGFRPDSNAAVSSMAPSPGTQTIKYIDQTRVMTPEGKNVNLIVGDMATQKVDIMVNSVGPNLDLTAGAASKAIYSAAGTKMKSELSAVTKGRPPKAGDAFVTGGAKLSVKHVIHTICCGWIGPQPEKTLRDILRECFRIAVYKSATSIAFPAIGTGNLGFPRDVVAKIMYEEAEIFSRNHPNSALTDIRFVVYARDQQTIQSFMNKIQMYASQQPIHGGPSAVSKPRRHERGESRLNSAKGEPLYKDLDLQDVGWQMSIGSIRVHVIAGDITSEKVDAIVTEINKDLEPTTDISGLIINKGGAEVRRELKSLANHHHSKAHITAAGELPCKKLIHAVMENTKVKAVIQAILELADTSQLTSIAMPSIGLGHGNKDAKEIAHKTLKYFSIFVENNKETVLNTIKIVTSQTKLVEIYNQAMIDIIGDQKKTSKSGISKMLKLPSTNTPASGEEDETIPVTKQETRMVLDIYADTERNIDQAIEKIDTFLARELNTFEIDKPSVKSLTRRQIEEIEQFSKGCNVDFKRIITGRVHHLKLHGMPRDIIKVSSMINDILDKIEKEEQSHREAEILAKNVKWCFKDGENYEEYERQISTLIEQACHKRQPEVEFEIHGGRYKIIFKRMVEISIDDGSQVPVQRFLTEDAIPLPPNWEPMSPDEPFLSVPLDRSTPEYLSVKSAFIERLAETHKITDIQIERVQNSKLYRQYIISKQNMTARLSGVQIERMLYHGTKEESCSLINANGFNRSFAGQNAALYGNGCYFAVQSQYSAGGMYSPPDANGYKYIYQCCVLTGEYTPGHQGMLVPPPKNQNKPTVCYESVVDKLDDPKIFVIFNDAVAYPEYLIKFKEGS from the exons ATGCAGCTTGAGCGTGACGATTTACTGCGAGAAAACAGAACATCCTTCGTCACGGGACAGGCGGTATCAACGCGGGCCGGAATGATGGTGTCGTGCAGTCGTGTGATCTACGTATTTGGCCCAGAGTGGGACAAGGGTGGGGAGAACAGTAGAATGGTTGATTTGCTCACAGACGCCGTATATTCAAGTCTAAAAGAAGCCGACGAACATACCTGCCCCACCGTGGCCATCCCGCCGATAAGTGCAGAATTTGGATTTCCGCTCGATCTCTGCATCGATACAATAGTGAAAGCCATCGATGAGTATTGGAATGGTGACAAGACATCGGTGACGAAAATATTCCTCATTCATCAGGTTCcaagaaaatgcaaaacaatcGTGGAGGCAGTACAGTCAGCCTACAACTTGAAAGGAGACGATATGAAAAGCCATGACCTCGAACCAG acaaagaaaatcagaaGACTACTATGCACGGATTCCGGCCCGATTCGAATGCGGCAGTATCATCAATGGCACCATCCCCGGGTACTCAAACGATAAAATACATTGACCAAACCAGGGTGATGACCCCAGAAGGAAAGAATGTTAACCTTATCGTCGGCGATATGGCGACCCAAAAG GTGGATATCATGGTTAACAGCGTAGGCCCGAATCTAGACCTAACGGCTGGGGCAGCGTCAAAAGCTATCTACTCTGCTGCTGGTACTAAGATGAAAAGTGAATTATCAGCTGTCACAAAGGGGCGCCCACCAAAGGCTGGAGACGCGTTCGTGACAGGAGGTGCCAAACTATCAGTCAAGCACGTTATCCACACAATTTGTTGCGGCTGGATCGGTCCGCAACCTGAGAAG ACGTTAAGAGACATCTTGAGGGAATGTTTCCGGATAGCAGTTTATAAGTCAGCCACCTCGATAGCGTTTCCTGCCATTGGTACAGGGAATCTTGGATTTCCCCGGGATGTGGTCGCTAAAATTATGTATGAGGAAGCAGAGATATTCAGCCGAAATCATCCAAACAGTGCTTTGACTGATATAAGATTTGTCGTTTATGCTAGAGATCAGCAAACAATACAG TCATTCATGAATAAGATACAGATGTACGCATCACAGCAACCTATCCATGGCGGACCTTCAGCGGTTAGCAAACCGAGGAGACATGAACGTGGGGAGTCAAGGCTCAACTCAGCCAAAG GTGAACCACTCTATAAGGATCTTGACTTACAAGACGTAGGATGGCAGATGTCGATTGGATCAATTCGTGTTCATGTTATTGCTGGTGATATCACATCGGAAAAAGTAGATGCAATTGTCACGGAAATAAACAAAGACCTGGAACCAACAA cAGATATATCAGGATTGATTATCAACAAGGGAGGAGCTGAAGTCAGAAGAGAACTGAAATCACTCG CAAACCATCACCACAGTAAAGCACATATAACAGCCGCTGGGGAGTTACCATGCAAAAAACTTATCCATGCTGTTATGGAGAACACTAAAGTGAAAGCAGTTATACAAGCCATCTTGGAACTGGCCGACACATCCCAATTGACTTCGATAGCGATGCCATCTATAGGCTTGG gtCATGGAAATAAAGACGCGAAGGAGATTGCGCACAAGACTTTAAAATACTTCAGTATATTTGTTGAAAACAACAAGGAAACAGTTCTCAATACCATAAAGATAGTAACCTCACAAACAAAATTGGTTGAAATCTATAATCAAGCCATGATTGATATTATTGGTGATCAGAAAAAGACATCTAAAAGTGGTATCA GTAAAATGTTAAAGTTGCCGTCAACTAACACACCAGCAAGTGGAGAAGAAGACGAGACCATTCCCGTGACGAAACAAGAAACACGCATGGTATTGGATATATATGCAGATACAGAACGAAATATAGATCAGGCAATAGAGAAAATCGACACTTTCCTCGCAAGAGAATTAAACACTTTT GAAATAGACAAaccatctgtgaaaagtttgacaAGACGACAAATCGAGGAGATAGAGCAATTTTCAAAAGGCTGCAAT GTTGATTTCAAACGTATAATCACAGGACGAGTTCATCATCTCAAACTCCATGGCATGCCACGCGATATTATTAAAGTAAGTAGTATGATCAACGACATATTGGATAAGATAGAAAAGGAAGAGCAAAGCCACAGAGAAGCGGAAATTCTCGCAAAAAACGTGAAGTGGTGCTTCAAGGACGGCGAGAATTATGAAGAGTATGAACGCCAGATATCTACTCTCATAGAGCAAGCTTGTCACAAAAGACAACCCGAGGTTGAATTTGAAATCCATGGTGGTCGCTACAAGATAATCTTCAAACGAATGGTAGAAATATCAATAGATGATGGCTCACAAGTACCTGTGCAAAGATTCCTTACAGAAG ACGCAATTCCACTTCCGCCAAACTGGGAACCCATGTCACCCGACGAGCCTTTCTTATCAGTGCCCCTTGATCGCTCGACACCTGAATATCTAAGTGTTAAATCTGCATTCATCGAGAGACTTGCTGAAACTCACAAAATCACTGATATCCAG ATCGAACGCGTGCAAAACTCTAAGTTGTATCGCCAGTACATCATCTCAAAGCAAAATATGACGGCTCGTTTATCTGGTGTTCAGATCGAAAGAATGCTATACCATGGGACAAAAGAAGAATCTTGTAGCCTAATTAATGCTAATGGATTTAACAGAAGCTTTGCAGGACAGAACG CTGCATTGTATGGTAATGGCTGTTATTTCGCGGTGCAGTCTCAGTATTCTGCAGGAGGAATGTATTCCCCTCCGGACGCCAATGGGTACAAGTACATTTACCAATGCTGCGTCCTTACTGGAGAATATACACCTGGTCACCAAGGAATGCTTGTCCCGCCACCTAAGAATCAAAACAAGCCGACTGTTTGCTACGAGAGTGTTGTGGATAAATTGGACGATCCTAAGATCTTTGTGATCTTCAACGATGCTGTAGCATATCCTGAGTATCTCATTAAATTCAAAGAGGGGTCGTAA
- the LOC139130006 gene encoding uncharacterized protein — MAYQSEVNAVLVTGVPRSIASSVARLKLTIHFQRGAVSGGADVDEVRESDREDSAYEVYFTGEQASDAVKTVLNKRSQNIYFGDEGHCTCDVRELSRPRSHYKMTPNEGERKNVDSTGHTPAGSFQDALRKTKERAPIADVHSISLSDAEMRQLKMSNFADKVKQSFPHLVVSYGQYTPAVDLKGTQEDVKDVTVLTYKHLRNLPVARKARPLSQTITDFLQSPKGESAVGEYFRVRQIQACYFVDDGDFKCSGINAETIDRAKRFIEEEITERRLECKDKAVPVVKSRKCSEIIRRLEKDYECLSVDVTRHGDVVLVGKNSSVISAKDEIQRYISANVETEWFEPMESGRLRFLCDREEFLKFKQTTRQLVTIQVQRYGEKKGVKLLGVKDDVDNALPQLKTMVQKIAKRRHNVDSPGMQQIIKDHDTSGYLRLIEVDCKCAIDVAEESTYHSSDESYKKLPTSPKGTEPRFETMLEHTRQQDGRRIVVVCGDITKLKVDAIATTAKRDFGTLEGLYSKITDAGKLLFAFVFFAEIFSRSKHLIASCVSLSVFLTPFKHFPLCLSSAKYMSFEFKQYELL, encoded by the exons ATGGCATACCAAAGCGAAGTAAACGCTGTGCTTGTGACTGGTGTACCACGTTCCATTGCGAGTTCTGTGGCTAGGTTGAAGCTGACGATACACTTTCAAAGGGGAGCAGTCTCTGGTGGAGCCGATGTAGATGAAGTTAGGGAGTCAGACAGGGAGGATTCTGCCTATGAGGTGTACTTTACTGGAGAGCAAG CTTCCGATGCTGTCAAGACTGTGCTAAATAAACGgtcacaaaatatatattttggtgACGAGGGGCATTGTACTTGTGATGTGCGTGAACTCTCTAGACCTCGCAGTCATTACAAGATGACACCAAATGAAGGGGAG CGGAAAAATGTTGACTCGACTGGCCATACTCCAGCAGGATCATTTCAAGACGCATTgcggaaaacaaaagaaagagcGCCAATAGCAGATGTGCATAGCATTTCTCTAAGTGACGCCGAGATGAGGCAACTAAAAATGTCAAACTTCGCAGATAAAGTTAAGCAGTCGTTTCCACATTTGGTTGTGTCCTATGGACAGTATACTCCTGCTGTGGACCTTAAAGGAACACAAGAAGACGTAAAGGACGTTACAGTGTTGACATACAAGCATCTACGAAACCTTCCTGTGGctcgaaaagcaagaccactttCCCAAACTATCACGGATTTTTTACAATCACCAAAAGGAGAATCGGCAGTCGGCGAATATTTCCGGGTCCGTCAAATACAAGCATGTTATTTCGTGGACGATGGAGATTTTAAATGTTCTGGCATAAATGCAGAAACGATAGATCGTGCCAAACGATTCATAGAAGAAGAGATAACAGAGCGTAGATTAGAGTGTAAAGATAAAGCAGTGCCAGTAGTGAAGTCGAGAAAGTGTTCAGAGATCATCCGCAGATTAGAGAAAGACTATGAATGTCTCAGTGTAGACGTCACAAGACATGGTGATGTCGTTCTTGTCGGTAAGAATTCCTCAGTCATTAGTGCCAAGGACGAGATTCAAAGGTATATATCGGCCAATGTGGAGACCGAGTGGTTCGAGCCAATGGAATCCGGCAGGCTAAGATTCCTATGTGATAGGGAGGAGTTCCTGAAATTCAAGCAGACAACAAGGCAGTTGGTGACGATACAGGTGCAACGTTACGGCGAGAAGAAAGGCGTGAAATTACTAGGTGTAAAAGATGACGTCGACAACGCGCTACCCCAGCTGAAAACCATGGTGCAAAAAATTGCCAAACGTCGCCACAATGTTGATAGTCCAGGCATGCAGCAAATCATCAAAGACCACGATACCAGTGGTTATCTTAGACTGATCGAAGTTGACTGTAAATGTGCAATTGACGTCGCTGAAGAAAGCACATATCACTCCAGTGATGAAAGTTACAAGAAGTTGCCGACATCTCCGAAAGGCACTGAGCCTCGTTTTGAAACCATGCTGGAACACACGAGACAGCAGGACGGACGACGAATTGTTGTTGTCTGCGGAGACATCACCAAACTTAAGGTCGATGCTATCGCAACAACAGCAAAACGAGATTTTGGAACTCTAGAGGGACTGTACTCAAAAATAACAGATGCAGGCAAGTTATTGTTCGCATTTGTGTTTTTTGCTGAAATATTTTCTCGCTCCAAACACTTGATAGCATCTTGTGTCAGTCTCTCTGTTTTTCTTACACCTTTCAaacattttcctctttgtttaAGCTCCGCTAAATATATGTCATTCGAATTCAAACAGTATGAACTTCTGTAG